Proteins encoded together in one Piliocolobus tephrosceles isolate RC106 chromosome 15, ASM277652v3, whole genome shotgun sequence window:
- the LYG1 gene encoding LOW QUALITY PROTEIN: lysozyme g-like protein 1 (The sequence of the model RefSeq protein was modified relative to this genomic sequence to represent the inferred CDS: substituted 1 base at 1 genomic stop codon): protein MCALWLLLGLLALMDLSESSNWGCYGNIXTLDTPGASCGIGRRHGLNYCGVRASERLAEIDMPYLLKHQPTMQTIGQKYCVDPAVIAGILSRKSPGDKILVNVGDTTSVVQEPGSHAPTSWISESQISQMTEALTTRIKEIQRRFPTWTPDQYLRGGLCVYSGGAGYVQSSQDLSCDFCNDVLARAKYLKRRGF, encoded by the exons ACTTGTCTGAAAGCAGCAACTGGGGATGCTATGGAAACATCTAAACCCTGGACACCCCTGGAGCATCTTGTGGGATTGGAAGACGTCACGGCCTGAACTACTGTG GAGTTCGTGCTTCTGAAAGGCTGGCTGAAATAGACATGCCATACCTCCTGAAACATCAACCCACGATGCAGACCATTGGCCAAAAGTACTGCGTGGATCCTGCCGTGATCGCCGGTATCTTGTCCAGGAAGTCTCCTGGTGACAAAATTCTGGTCAATGTGGGCGATACGACTAGTGTGGTGCAG gAACCTGGCTCTCATGCTCCCACATCCTGGATTAGTGAGTCTCAGATTTCCCAGATGACTGAAGCTCTGACTACTAGAATCAAAGAAATCCAGAGGAGGTTTCCAACCTGGACCCCTGACCAGTACCTGAGAG GTGGACTCTGCGTCTACAGTGGGGGTGCTGGCTATGTCCAAAGCAGCCAGGACCTGAGCTGTGACTTTTGCAATGATGTCCTTGCACGAGCCAAGTACCTCAAGAGACGCGGCTTCTAA